ATTTTCTGCCGTTTCTGTTTTAATGCTGATCTCTCTTCCTCAAAAAATGCAGAAGAACATCTCCGTGGTTTCCCCATAAGCCGCCTGATTTTTCCGCAATCTACTCTTGTTAACTTTCTTGTTTTCAAATTAGGAAAAGATTCCTTTAGACACACACAGAAGTCATTGTCGCCTTCAAAAAGTGGTTTATCTATATTTGAGTAGAACAACTCATATATGCACCACTTATGTGCTTTGGGAAGCTTGAGTAAGTTACGTAATCGAAAACCAGTCTTATGTGAGGCCTTCTTATCTGGTGTTGACATTGTTGCTGTAAATTTATGTGGAACCATTGCCACCCTCTGATTTCTTTTAGGTGACCTTGTATTTATTTGTCTGTCATCTTCATCAGAAAAGAGCCGACTTCGTTTTGAATTTCTGAAAGGCATTTCCACAGCAGAGCCTGTATTCCTGCCTTTCCAAACAGGTGTTTTTTGTAAAGAGCTGTACTTTTCATTCCATGTGTTAGATAATCTTCCGTTTTTTAAACTGACAAGGGCTTTCGCTGAAGAGCTCTCGTCAGGCAACTGGTCGAGCTCCGCCATCTTGAACGAGCCGCGCCGCTTTTTCAAAGGCTGCCCGCCGCGGTGCATTGTGGGGCGGAGACTGTCTTTGCGAGGGAGGTTCGAATGCGGAGCTCGCTGCCCGCGGTGCGGCGCAGCGCGGCGCTACTCCCGCCGCTGCCGGCTGAGGCGGGTCCGGCTCCGCCCGCGCCTGCCCGGGGAGGGGGTGTCGCCGCCGAGACCTACATTTCTTACCGTGAGTTTTAGcactttctgttttctattttcctgtcatgtttacaaaataaagggaaatgaaatataaaatccaATATTGTATAAGCTGCTACACAAAGATTGTGGTATTAGCTGGCACACAGCATCAGCTCAGAGCTCATAGTGCTTCTTTGTCAGCTGATGTTCAAAAGTCcaagttttataatattaaagGTCATTTAGGAGTATCAGATTATATGAAAGTCTAATGTCTTTTTGatttatagccatcctagtgggcaTGAAGTGgtatcatgtttttttaaaaaaataactttattgagatgtaattcacccttttcaagtgtacagttcattggTTTTAGATGTATTTGCAGAGTTATACAGTGATCACTACTCTCAAATTCCAGAATATTCTCattactccaaaaagaaaccctgtacctattAACTAATTTACTTTGTTtgtgtggatttgcctattccagacatttcatatgcatggaatcatataatatgtggcctttggtGGCTGActcctttcacttaacataatgtttgcagatttatccacattgtagcatgtatcagcacgtcattcttttttgtgactgaataatatttcattagatggatatactatattttgtttatttatcagttgatggacattttggttgttcctactttttggctattacgaaTAACACTTCTATGAACACTTGTGTATATGATTTTATGTggacatttgttttcctttcttctgggaatatgcctaggaatggaattgctggtcatatggtagctctatgtttagctatttaaggaactgccaaattgttttccaaagtggctgcaccattttgcaatTCCATTAAGAATGTATGAAGGCTCCAATTTTTCTACTTCCTCACCAACCCTTgttattgtctttaattttaacCATCCAATGTGTGTAAAATGGTACAttattctggttttgatttgcattttcttagtgACTAaggatgtttagcatcttttcatatgtttgtggccacttgtatatcttctttggagaagtgtgtattcaagttctttgctcgttttaaaattgcttatttgtctttatatgtattgagttataagagttctttgcacattctggatacaagtcctttatcagatatacatgatttaagaacattttctcccattctgtggatttttttactttcttgatggtatcctttgaaACACCAATAAattccaatttatctgttttctattttttatttggttgcttgtgcttttggcgtcatatttaagaaaccattgcttaaTCCACAATCACAAAGATTTATGTACttctttctaagagttttatagttttagctcttacatttaggtttttaaatccattttgaattgatttttgtatatggtgtgagataggtgTCCAAATTCCTTCTTTTGCCTGTGGacgtccagttgtcccagcactatttcttgaaaagactattctttccccattgaatggtcttggcattcttattgaaaattaattgaccataaatgtaagagtttatttctggactctcaattctattccatttatctatatgtctatcctcaTGCCATACGTAtatgatgtatagttgatttacagtgttgtgttagtttctgctgtacagcaaagtgattcagttatacatctctatatattctttttcatatgcttttccattatggtttatcacaggatattgaatatagttctctgtgctgtccttgttgtttatccagtacCACgctatcttgattactatagctttgtagtaaattttgaaattgagaagtgtgagtcctctaactttgttctttttcaagataatTTTGGCAATTCTGAATACCTTGTATTTTCATATCAActtcagcttgtcaatttctgcaaaatttttcttttttttttttcagtctttatttttaaaacataaagtgtTATTGAATTTCCACATAGTATGAAGTCGGCCCCAAACACCAAAGATACTTGtttgaaaaggaataaaacatgCAAAAGATAGGTCGTATAAGTATGGTCATATTGTAAAAGAACATATCAAATTACACTAGATTACAGCCAGAACAAGTGTTTCAAAACTAAGACTTTACATATTCACTTAATACTACTAGTTTGGAAAAAATTATGAATCCTTATATTTAGGGAAAAACAgatacttaatttctctgtcaagcTCCAGTGTTCCACTGTGGAGATGGCATAAATGAACTGGTTAAACTATAGAGTCAGACTGGCTCTGCTCAAATTGTGACTTTagcacttactagctatgtacatggccttgagcaagtaacttaatctcatctataaaatatagataatagTAACTATCACATTGGgctactgtgaggattaagtgaggaaACATgcaaaaacacttagaaaaatgcctggcacatagtgagtacTCAATAAGTGTTAGTCTTTAAAACTGTTGTCAAGATTTCATTCATCTCTGTCTTAATATTTGAAAAGGCTTTAAgagtaagttttttgtttttggaactGGCATTGAAGAACAAgagttagaaaagaaaagaaaaaaaatcaaaacccctAAAACTTCTTAATTCCACTCCAATATTGAGTGTCTGTCGGGCTCTATAGAGTACCTTGAGGTAAAAAAGTGACACTTCTGTCAGGAAGCTTAGAAATTTACTTAAGGGTGGGGAAAATACACCAAAAGATGGTCACACTTTGTAGGGGAAGAGAAGACTTATAATAgaaattctataaaataaaattgtatttggtTTCAAAAGAGAGCTCATATCTGGTTATGGAGATTAGGAATGTCTTCATGGAGGAGGTGTCATTTGAGGTGAACCTTAAAAGTCTGGTATATAGGCAGTGGTGAAGTAAGTAGTGGGGCTAATAAGGAAACAGCACAAAGACTCAGAGACAGGGTCCGTGGAcatgttttctaaatgaaaatGGGGTTGGGGTGGAGGGTTATCCCCATAGGGCATgtttgaggtgcatgtgtctgcTTTTGGTGGTTCTACTGACCAGGGAGCACTGGTGGCATTTAGTAAGGGAATGATGATAATAAACATCCTGCAACGATGTGGATAGAAGAATGTGTATTAAGAATGAAACATATGTCAAAGCTATATTACTGAGGATCTTGAGGGTCAGgctgaaatgtacacttaagtAGGTAGATGCCTGGGAGGAGGGCCACAGGAGCAAGGATGtatgaaggaagaaacaaagggtGTAGAAGCCAGAAGAACTGGGGTTTAGTTCTAACACTTTAAAACATGAAGATTTAAAATTGGAAGATGATTTCTCAAACCCTATCCTTAGAGCCTGTTTTACTTTGATATAATTCTGTAGAGTCTATGGATGAACTTAGTGAATTTAGGTGGGGCTGAGGAACAGTAAGTCATTTAatgtagaggtttttttttttttttaatttttatttatttatttatttattttcggctgtgttgggtcttcgtttctgtgcgagggctttctctagttgcggcaaatgagggccactcttcatcgcggtgcgcgggcctctcattatcatggcctctcttgttgcggagcacaggctccagacgcgcaggctcagtaattgtggctcacgggcccaggtgctccacggcatgtgggatcctcccagaccagggctcgaacccgtgccccctgcattggcaggcagattctcaacctctgtgccaccagggaagcccaatgtagAGGTTCTTAACCTGATGAATCCATGAGTAGAATTCAAGGGTCTATGAACttggatgtgaaaaaaaattacatctttattttcactaacatCTAACTAAAACATAGCATTTCCTTCCACTAGGAATGTAGGCAAAAAAGTATAGTAATATTAGCAGTACCTAGGACTTTGCAACTCATTGAAATCATAAATTCTTTCGTACCATGGTTAATGCGGTTATCTTGAAATATTTACACTGCCTTAAAATTACGGTAGGACTTGCTGCTAGGACTTATTAATGAGTTGATAAAGAAGccaatatattactatatatcaaattttaaaatattttcataactaTTCCCTTTGTAACCATGtgcatttcatttacattttaaaatattttattgagaatggGTCCATAGACTTTACCAGGCTCGCAAAGGCTTTAAAGTGAGGAAGTGGGAGAAACGGAATGACAGAAGGTTGTGAGGATGATAGGCAAGGCAGAAGAAGTTCAGGCTGAAATCAGGAGTTGGAGCATTTTTAGTGTTGAAGTAGATGGATGCACGTCAGGAGGAGAGGGTGTGAGATGATGATAGAGCAGCACCTGGAAGCGGGAATGCAGAGtcaccctcaccaccacccccaatgGGAGGGATTCAGATAGAAGGAGGAGTCTCTGCTGGTTGAATTTAGATGGGAATTAGTATCGTCAGGGAAAGAAAAGTTTGAGTCAGTGTGAAGAGAAAGGATTACTGATTGCAATGATGATAACAATTGCAACAGCTGCCATTTATTGGGTACTTACCAAGTATTTTATAAAAAACATTGTTTCATTTCATCTACACAAAAATCCTGGGATATtagttatttttatcatcttttacaggtgaagaaactgacatTTCAGATACAGTAACTTGCCAGATTAGCACAGTTGATAATTTGCAGACCTGGGATTTAAACCTCTCCTGATTCCAAAGGCTGTTCTAGTT
Above is a window of Balaenoptera acutorostrata chromosome 1, mBalAcu1.1, whole genome shotgun sequence DNA encoding:
- the LOC102999109 gene encoding protein lin-9 homolog, with translation MHRGGQPLKKRRGSFKMAELDQLPDESSSAKALVSLKNGRLSNTWNEKYSSLQKTPVWKGRNTGSAVEMPFRNSKRSRLFSDEDDRQINTRSPKRNQRVAMVPHKFTATMSTPDKKASHKTGFRLRNLLKLPKAHKWCIYELFYSNIDKPLFEGDNDFCVCLKESFPNLKTRKLTRVDCGKIRRLMGKPRRCSSAFFEEERSALKQKRQKIRLLQQRKVADVSQFKDLPDEIPLPLVIGTKVTARLRGVHDGLFTEQIDAVDTLNATYRVTFDRAGLGTHTIPDYEVLSNEPHETMPIAAFGQEQRPSRFFMTPPRLHYAPPLHFLVFGFLRKTLPKVLIL